One Nostoc sp. UHCC 0302 DNA window includes the following coding sequences:
- a CDS encoding DUF4112 domain-containing protein, producing the protein MSESPRYSMIEPDAKAPTLKRLRQMSRLLDNLVTIPGTQVGIGLDPIIGLIPIGGDFLGVMLSSYIILEAARLGASRATLGRMVLNIIVDGLVGSIPLLGDFFDFAWTANTHNIKLLEEHLKFPTQQRSADRWFIFALFAGLLLLAIVLVALPVIIIRILLNFFTGA; encoded by the coding sequence ATGTCTGAATCTCCTCGGTATTCGATGATTGAACCTGATGCCAAAGCGCCTACTTTGAAGCGTCTGCGCCAGATGAGTCGGCTGTTGGATAATCTCGTTACCATTCCTGGAACTCAGGTTGGTATTGGTTTAGATCCAATTATTGGACTTATACCTATTGGTGGTGATTTTTTGGGAGTAATGCTTTCTAGCTATATTATTCTAGAAGCCGCACGGCTAGGTGCATCTAGAGCCACTTTAGGCAGAATGGTTTTAAATATCATCGTCGATGGGTTAGTAGGCTCTATCCCACTGCTGGGAGACTTTTTTGATTTTGCTTGGACAGCTAACACTCACAATATTAAGCTTTTGGAAGAACACCTCAAGTTTCCGACGCAGCAGAGGAGTGCAGACAGGTGGTTTATCTTTGCCCTTTTTGCGGGACTTTTGTTGCTTGCAATTGTCTTAGTAGCATTGCCCGTGATAATAATTAGAATACTGTTGAACTTCTTCACTGGCGCTTAA